DNA from Nitrospira sp.:
CAGCACCGTGAACCAGAGCCAGGCCGTGATGGAGAAAATGAACCATGTCGGAGCTTCCCCCATCCCCACCAGCGCCTGCAACAATAGGATAGTGGTGACAACGCAACCAATCCATACCACAAACATCACCGGATTCTTGACCTGGTGACGCGGGCTCAGCTTGCCGAAGGAATCGACGACTGCCTGCCGCACGATCGTCGGGGCAAATAAGGAGCGGCTCTTCTCCGCTTGTGTCTGTTTCGTCATGACGTTCCTCAGCAAGAATCAGCTCATCATCAACAGATGCTCGACGATCGGGCCCAACGCCAGCACCGGCACGAACGTCAGCCCACCGACGAGCAGCACGACTCCGATCAGCAAGCCCACGAACAGCGGCGTATGCGTCGGTAACGTTCCGGGACCGGTAGGCGCCGATGTCTTCCGCGCCAGGGCGCCGGCAAGAGCGAGGGTCGGCACCGCCAGCCAGAAGCGGGAGGCGAGCATCGCCAATCCACCGGTGGTGTTATAGAAGACCGTATTGACGTTCAACCCGCCGAACGCGCTTCCGTTGTTGTTCCCCTGAGAAGTGTAGGCATAGAGGATCTCGCTGAGGCCGTGAGGGCCGGGATTGAGAATCGAGGCCGTGCCGGCAGTCGTGACCAACGCAACGGCCGTCAGACCCAATACGACGATCGGCATGATCAAAATGAGCAGGGAGGCCATTTTCATCTCATAGGGCTCGATTTTCTTGCCGAGGTATTCCGGCGTGCGGCCAACCATCAGTCCGGCGATGAACACGGCGATGATCGCAAACACCAGCATCCCATAGAGGCCCGAGCCGACGCCGCCCAGGATCACCTCGCCGAACTGCATCAGGAACAGCGGGACCAGGCCGCCCAAGGGCGTGAATGAGTCATGCATTGAATCGACGGCGCCGGTCGAGGTCGCCGTCGTCGCGGCGGCAAAGATCGCGGTGCGCGCGATGCCGAAGCGCGCCTCTTTGCCTTCCATGTTTCCGCCCGGCTGGACGCTGCTCGGGGTCTGATCGACGCCGAGCGTCGCGATCCTGGGATTTCCATCGGATTCGGCCAGATAGCCGCCCAGCATGAAGACGAGCAGCACGATCAGCATCGCCGCGAGAATCGCCCAGCCTTGCCGCGTATCGCCGACCATGACGCCGAACGTGTAGGTCAAAGAAGCGGCAAGCACGGTTTCGGCCAGGATCAACAGGAAGTCAGTGAACGGCGTGGGGCTCTCAAACGGATGCGCGGCGTTGGCGCTAAAGAAGCCGCCCCCGTTGGTGCCGAGATGTTTGATGGCGACTTGCGAGGCGGCTGGGCCGACGGCCAATATCTGATGGTGCGCGGTCGCCGGCTCCATCCTCGGCTTGCCCTGCTCATCCAATGACGGCTGCCCGGTCTCATCGGTCACCGGTTTCTCATACGGTACCGGCTGGGCGACGCGCGCTGTGTGATAGTCATCGAACGTTTGGACCGCCCCCTGCCCGACCAACAGCAGGGCGATGATCGTCGCGAGCGGGAGCAAAATGTATAGAATGCTCCGAACCAGATCCACCCAGAAGTTGCCGATGGTCTGGGAACTGCGGCGGGCCAGCCCTCGGATGAAGGCGACGAGAATCGCTATACCGGTGGCGGCGGAAACGAAGTTCTGAACGGCGAGCCCCATCATCTGAGTGAGATAGCTCATCGTCGATTCGCCGCCGTACGCTTGCCAGTTCGTGTTGGTGGTAAAACTGGCCGCCGTATTGAAGGCAAGATCGGGTGCCACGGCGCCGAACGCCTGTGGATTGAGCGGCAGGAATCCCTGTATCCGTTGCAGCAGGTAGAGGGCCAGGAGTCCGAACCCGTTGAACAGGAGCATCGCGACGGCGTAGGTCTTCCACGTCATCTCCTCCTGAGGTCGGACGCCGCAGAGTCGATAGAGGCTTCTCTCCGCAGGACCCAGCAGGCGATCCAGGCCGCAGGACTTGCCTTCATGCACGCGCGCCATATACCAACCGAGCGGCTTGACGAGCGCGAGCAGGACTCCAAAAAAGAGGGCGATTTGCACGAGGCCGTTGATCGTCATCAGAACCACTCCGGTTTCAGGAGCGCGATCATGAGATAGACGAGCAGGCCCAAGGAGAGAAGGCCGCCGAGTAGGTACATACCGTTCATAGCCATACCTCCCTAAACCCCTACAATCGATCCAACGCCGAGATGAGCCAGCCGGACGCGAGAAAGAAACCGATTGCCAATCCGATGAACACGAGATCCATATTCCCTCCGTTCAGTCACGGTGAAGAACCTAACAAACGGCGCGTAAAAACGGTGTAAATAGTCCTGCTCTCTGTGGCCCTCCTGACGTCGTATCATGCTGCACATAGTTGACCTCCTTCACGGAGAATCCAACGTCAAGATAAGGCCCGCAATCACCATGTGCTGCCCCGGCACCAGGACATTCTGAGACCCTTTGAAGAAACCGCCACCAGGACCGGTTGATTCGTCATAGCGGTATTCGAGCCGGGCAATCGTGTTGGTCCACTTGTAGCGAAAGGCATACTCGGCCGTCGTCGTGATCGCTTTGATGAATTGCTCGGATCCCGTCATGAGACCATTCCGGTCCCAGTAGAACTCCGGCCTGACCGAAGCAGTCCAAGGCCCCGCGATGTGCCATCGCGTTTCCAAGGTCGCTCCGGTGTAGAAATCGCGAGGGTTCCCGGGCGCCGAGGCATTTCTTTGGGTCCCGATCTGGCAGTCAACACCCACGGTGACGCTGTCGCCTTTCCATTCGACAATGCTGTCTGAGAAGAAGCGCCAGAATTCGATCGAGGTGTTGGACTGGTCCGGCCCGTAATAGATCGTCTCTTTGATGGTCCAAGCCGACGTGGGCTTATATTGGACTTGCCCACCGTAACTCGGGACGCTGTTGGAATTTTCAAGGTGGAAGTAATCATTGATGATGAAAAAGGCTCCGGTCCACCGGTCGTTGAACGAGTAGACGGCGTTGACTCCGAACATCAGGTACGGCGAATAGTCGGCGATCCAGGCGCGCGTATAGTTCGCATTGTCCTTGGCATAGAGCGACTCGTAGCCGATGAAACTGTTGAACAGTCCAGCTTGGACCGTGAGCCCGTTGCCGACGGGCGCCAGATAGGATACGTTCGCCCGTCCAAAGTGACGCCATACATTGGAGTCCTGCACATTCGGCAGGCCGACGGCGAATCCAAAGGCCTTGGAGTCCTCTCCGGCTTGCACCAGTAATTCTGTTCCCCATCGTGACGATTCGGTCGCATCCTTCCGAACGTAGCCGGCCAGCATATTGATATTGAGCTCATTGACCTTCGGTGTGGTGCTGCGGTCGCGGAATAAATGGTTGGCTGGGAAATTGAAGTCCACGAGATATCCCAGATCCACGAACCCGCCGTAGTGGAACAATTTGGCCTTGTTCCGTGCTTCGCTGACTTCAGCCTTCTGTTGTCGCTCCGGAGTGATCGGTCCCACCACTTCCTCAGCCAAGGCTGGAGTGGTCGTCTTCCATACCACACACACCACAAGTATCATTGACCGCCAAACAACCTGCATCATCAGGCCCAACCTTCTTTTTCCATCTTCAAGTGGCTTCGGTGCTTCGGCATGCCTTGCCGAGACCCTATCATGACTGGCGTCAGAACCGTGTTAAACCGACGCCGGAAGGTGTTAAGACCGTATAAAAACGACCGTCGGAAACTGTGCGAGTAGTTAGCTCGAACGAGGTGAAGGACTATCCAAACTGGCAAGGGCCTTCCCGGGATAAGTTTCTTCCGAGTTACAGGGGCCGTGAAGGCGAGGACGACGTTGAGAGACGGCGGTAGTGGCGCAGCAAAAGCCGGCCTCCCCAGGCGAAGGATACGAGCATCAACAGGATGCCGAGGTTGTAGGTGAGATGAGCCAACCAATGATCCCTTTCCAACAAATCCAGCATCGTCAGAATGTTGTTCCAGTCATGTCCGTCTGTTTCTTTTCCTGTCACTCCACCGATCAGCATGAGGTCAAGCGCTCGTGCATCGTTGATGTAGGGAGCGATGTCCATCAGACTCTCCGCCGTCCACCACAAGGCCACCGACGCGCCGAATGGATCGCGCGTCCTCACAATGAATGTGCCAAGACAGATGATCGGCATGAGAATCTGGCCGAGACTCCCACCGAGAATCGTCATGAAGCGACCGAACGGGATGAAGATCACATGTCCGGCTTCGTGAAAGGGCAGATTGATCAGGTGAAGAAACGATTCGCCGGTGTAATTTGTTTCGAGCGGCGTGGTGATGAACGTCCACCCCCACCAGACCATAGTCACAAATACAATCACCCGACCGTAGAACGTTATTGATTCAGTCGTTGTGTCAGATTCAATCAACCACTGTTTAGCCGTCAGAAGCCACCTCGATCTCGCAAGCGACGAGGAGGATGATGCGAGACGGGCTTTCTCCGCGCTGGGCCGGTATTTGGCAAAGACGATGCCGCATCGAATACACTCTTCTGCCTCATCAGGTCGTTCGGCATAACATTTGGGACACTGTGTGGTCGATGCTCCGGCAGCAATCATGTTTCCACTCTAAGATCGAGGGTTGAATCGGACAAGAAAATCTCAAGAACGCTGCGGCGATGAGCAGGCAGGAATGCATTCGAGACAACGAATGAGCTGCTGTATCGAAGGAGAAAGGGGCCTAAGTGTCTGGAGCGCGCTAGTGGCTATGACGCACAGAACGGTTGATGAGCGACCCCACCGACGCAGAAGGAGCGCGGACGCAACAGGAAGGTGACGGGGGCCTCCGCAAAAGAATCGTACTCCCTTTGTCTCTGCCTTGCCAGAATACTATCAGGTAAGATATCCTTACTGCATTGGCGGAGGTGAGCGTGCTGGCCAAAAAGACCTCGAAGAATCAAGTCACGTTGCCGAAGAAAGCTCTGCAGGAGATTCCTGATACGGATTACTTCGACGTCACCATCAAGGACGGGATGCTGATCCTCAGGCCCGTTACCATGTCAGATCCAGGATCTCGGCTGGCATCCGTACGGCAGAAAATCAGAGAGCTTGGCATTGATCCGGAGGACGTGGATCGCGCCATCGCATGGGCAAGAGGACGCCGAGGCCGCCGCCGGTGATCCGCGCCGTTCTGGATACAAACGTCCTCATCTCGGCATTGCTTTTCTCAGGACCACCGTCACAACTTGTCTCTGCCTGGCAATCCAGCCGTCTTCGACCGGTTGTATCTGGCCCAATACTGCAGGAATACGTTCGCGTCCTAGCCTACCCCCAGTTCAAGCTCCGACCTGTCGAGATCCGGAGTTTGATCGAAGAAGAAGTCCTCCCCTTTGTTGAAACAGTCAAAGTCATTCAATCAACAGTTCCCGAGGTGCGTGACCCGGACGATGCCAAATTCATCACCTGTGCGGCAAAGGCGGGAGTACGCTGGCTTGTCAGTGGAGACGACGATCTCCTGAGCCTTCACCGGATCCAATCGGTGGAGATCATCTCAGTCACGGCATTCCTCCAACACCTGAAAGCCAAACCATAGAATACTACGAGCTACGGGGTGGGTTTGATGCCTGCTAAAGGTATCCGACCCCTTTACTGCAGCCGTTTTCATTTAATCAGACCTCTTGCTTCCAGCTAACATAGAGCAGGTGGCACACGTTTAGTCTCTGACGATAGTGGCTTTAATCACCAGTGCTTCTTGGAACTTCAAACAAAGCCATTCCGAATCGATGCTAATAAACCCTCGCTCGGGGCCAAGCCAATAGAGCCAATCACATTCCGTCTTGAAATACTCCGAAGCTGGCGGCTTGCCGAGCAGTTGCTCCACACGTTCTTGAGACCAACCAACAAGGGAATATTTGTGGAGAAGGCCATCTACCATCCAAACCCGCTGGCCTGAATCGGCCTCTTGCTTCCATCTGGCCTCGTCAAAAGATGTCTGCATCGCGTAGTCACGAAGCGTTGGACCAGCAAGTAGTGCAACAACAAGCAAGATCGGCACTCCACATAAACCAGAGATATAACCGATCAAAAAACTGTGTCGCCCGCGTGTCAGCACCCAGACGAACAGGACAAAAGCGAGTCCGAGCGCCCAAGGCAACTTTTCTGAGTACGGCGAAGAAGGAAAACTGCGTTGCAGTACTTCTAGAATAATCAATATAGCTATCAATGTCAGAAGACTACAACCGACTCCAGCAACAAGTGAGGATTTGTTAACAGAGATTTTCCAATACATCGGGGATAGTGAACTGGGCCTTACGCAGAAGCTTAGCAAAAAACCCTCAATCCGCAAAGAATGAGAAGGCTACTTTTCGCCTGCGTACTCATCTGCTTGGCCCTTCCGTTCAACTCCCTCTGCCTCGGATTCCACACGTGTACGCCGCCGACTAAGCTCCTCAAGTCCTCCATTACGGAAACGACGGGCAGTTGGTTGTGGACACCACTTCCGCGATGACCTCTACGCTGTAGGGTCGCGCAGGAGATCGGACAAGAAAATCAGAAGAATGATATAGGCTTGAGCAACGAGTGATTAATGGAAGGAAAACGGCACTGGGGCAAAGGTGATAACAAACACCGCAAACGCAATCCATCCGACGATCGTCCGGTTACGACCCAACGGAACATGAGGGTCCATGACAGGAGGGTGCCCGATCCCCCACAGCCCCGCCATGAACGCCCACAGGAACCAGCCCGACCAGCCATAGAATCCTAAGATCAACAAAATTGGGAGAAAGGCAAGCGCCATCGTCCGTTGGCGCCGACCCCACAAGGCGTATGCGACATGCCCGCCGTCGAGCTGGCCGATCGGAAGCAGATTGAGGGAAGTCACGAAAAGCCCGAACCAGGCGGCAAACCCGATCGGGTGAAGCACGACGTCAGCCTCCGGCGGTAACGGCCCGATCACCAGCCACGATATGAACTGGAGCAGCAAGGGCTCGCCCAAATGCAAGCCATAGGTGGCCGTTCGATCCACAACCGTGGACAGACCGAGTCCGACGATCAGCACGATGACGGCGACCACAAAGCCCGCCAAGGGACCGGCGACCCCGATGTCGAACAGGGCGCGACGACTCAGGATCGGACCCCGCATGCGGATGATGGCGCCGAACGTCCCGATAAAATGAGGAGGCCCGGGAATGAACAGCGGCAAGGAAGCGGGCACCCGATGGATCTTAGACAAGAGGTAATGCCCCAACTCATGCGTCGTAAGGATAAAGAGCAGCGCGCCGGCGAACGGGATTCCCCGCCAGAGGGTCTCAGGAGAGGTCAGGAGAAAATTCAGAGGTCCGCGCACCGGACCGTTATAGACTTGGTAGGCCCCTGCCCACAGCGTGGTAAAGACCGTCATGAGAAAGAGGACGATCGGTAACGTCCACTTCGAAAAAAACGACGGCTCTTCGTCAGCATCACTGTCTATTTGGTACGCCGACTGTGAAACCCGCTCTTCGCCGGATTCCATGACGCGACCTCCATTGAGCTCGCGATGCTCATGTCGTCCCAATCCATCCATGCAATCCCTGTTTATTGAATCGCCCCAAACGGATTATGATCGAGTTCTTCCTCAACAGTTGTGGCAGGTCCGTGTCCTGGCAAGAGACGATAGTCGAGTGAGAGGGTCAGCACACGGCGGCGAACCGAATTGAGGTGAGTCGAATACAGCTCCTTGGGATTGGATCGGCCGATTGATCCGGCAAAGAGCGTATCACCGACAAAGCAGACGGGATGTTGTGCATCATCCAGCCGATAACAGATGCCGCCCGGTGTATGGCCTGACGTCGTTAAACAGTGAACCATACGGCGTCCGACGCTGATCGACATTCCATCGATCGGTGCAACAAGTAAATCCGCTCGTGGCCGCCAACTCAATAGAGTTATATCTTCCGGTCCCAGGTACACAGGGACTTCGTGAGAGTCCAAGATCTGCTCGATCCCATCCGCATGGTCCGCATGGCCATGCGTCAGGCAAATGCCGACGAGGCGCATCTCTCGCCGACGCAGCAGATCAAGCATCGCAGGCGCGTTATAGGCCGTATCGACCAAGAGGGCCTCACCTTCATCATGAAACACGTACCCTTGTACGCCATATCCGTTAATGGACCCATGAACCATGTCCACCCAGGGCGGCATGTGTTGGGCAACCGGTTCCCACTTATCGATGGCGATTTGCTCGAGCGGCTCAGCCCGCAGGCCCAAGGCCTTTGCCAGTGCGCGCACCTCCGCACGATCTCGCGGCTCATCGCCACGTTCCAGCGCGGTAATATCGCCGCCGGGCAACCCCGTCATCCGCGCGACGTCGCCGACCGACAATCCCTGTCCGGTACGTGCTTTTTTTAGGATGTCGGAAAAATCATCTTCTAACGGCATGAATAAGCCATGAGCGGTGAGTTCTTTCTCCCCTTATCCTATGCGTGGCAGGTGAGGCTGCGCGTTGTGGCGCCGACATCGCGTGATTCGGCTCACGTGAGCAAAATGCCCCAGCACGCGACGGCATTGCGGCCCCAAGGCCGCAGCCTTAGAGGAGCGTGCGGCCATGCCGCGATGATCTCGGCCAGCCATCCGTATCGGATGCATGACGATGGCGCCGAAATGCACGGCCTCCCCTGCCACGTCATCCCCCTTCACCCTTCCGGGCTCAGTTTGATCTCCTTCACATCCCCAAACGTCGCAAGGGCTTTTGGCAGCGCTGCCCCTGATCCGACAGCGACGATCTTCAAGCGATCCGGGTGCAAATGTTTCTTGGCAGCCGCTAAGACGTCTCCCTTGGTCAGCTTGACCACCTTGGCGCGCAGCTGCTGCAGAAAGTCCTTCGGTAATCCATCGTACTCTAACTCGACCAACCGGCTGACGATCGCCGAAGGGCTGGAAAAGGAAAACACGAACGAGTTGACGTACGCTTCTTTGGCTTCGGCAAGCTCCGCATCGGTCACCGACTCAGCGCGCATCCGTTCGATATTCGCCACAAACCGCTCGATCACTTCCTGGGTGGAAATCAACTTGGTTTCCGCCCGCATCAACCAGATACCTTGGTCGTGCATGCCGGTATTGAGGCGGCTGCCGACGGAATAGGCCAAGCCTCGTTTCGACCGCACATCGTTGAACAGACGGCTGCGGAATGAACTGCCACCCAAAATATCGTTGGCGATGGCCAATGCGACGTAGTCGGGATCATTCTCCTTGATCGAGAGATGTCCCACCCGGAGATGGGTCTGCGAGGTATCTTTCCCGACGAACCTGACAACAGGTCTGGCCAACTCCGCCTCCGGTACATCGGAAATTTTCAGCTCCGGCACCTTCCCCTTTTCCCAATCTCCGAACACCTTACGGAGAGAGGCGATCATCTCGTCTCTCTTGAAGTCACCCGTGACACCGAGGATCATACCGTTCGGGTGAATCGTGTTGCGATGGAATGCGACGAGATCGTCCCTCGTGATGCGTTTGATCGAATCCACCGAGCTTTCTCGCGCGCTCGGATGATCAGGGCCATAGAGCATCTTGGCAAATTCCCGGCTGACGACGGAGCCGGGATTATCCTGACGTCGGCGGATCCCCTCGATGGCCTGCAACCTGGCCAGCTCGACACGAGCGGGCTCGAACGCCGGCGCTCGCAGGAGACCAGCAAAGATCTCCAGTCCCCGATTCACATCCTTACTCAGCACATCCAGGGATGCCGAGCCGGACTGTCTTCCGATTCCGATACCCACATCTCCTGCAAATTGCTCCAACTCCGCATCAACCTGCTCCGCCGAAAGACCGCCGCCACCACCGGTCCGCATCACCGCACCGGTCATGCCCGCCAGTCCGATCTTGTCGGTCGGATCGAGCCAGCTGCCTGTTCGCATGGTCGCCGTGATCGTCACCAGTGGTAATTCATGGTCTTCCAGCAGATAGAGGACCATGCCGTTGTCCAGAACGACCCGCTCTGGTTCGGGCGGCGAGAATTCCACCGGCTTGAACGTCATGGTTCTGGGATCGCTGACGGTCGGATCGGCTGAATAAGCAACCCCAACTGACGTCAACAGTATCGCCAGTATGCCGAGCACCGTCCCCACCTGGCGAAAGCTCCTCCGACTCAACCTCTGCCTCCTCGCCTGCCTCATGGCCTCACCTCGCCGACCGTCATGGCCGCAACGGTGTGATCGGTACCTTTCTTCACCAAGACCGCGACGGTACGATTCGACTTGGTAAAGTACTGTGTCGTCACTCGCTGGATATCTTCGGCCCTGACCGCTGCAACCTTGTCGCGCGCTTTCAAGATATAGCGCCAATCACCGGCCACCGCTTGATACAATGATAGTTGAGAAGCCAGACCGCTGTTCGATCGCAGACCCCGCACCAAATCGGCATCCAAATTGTTCAGCACCTTCTCCAGCTCCTTGGAAGAAACCGGTTCACGCTTCAGCCGCTCGATCTCCTCATAGATGGCGACTTCTACTTCCGCTGTCGTATGAGGGGCCAACGGCGTAGCTGTAAAAATAAATAGGTTCGGCGCACGCACGCCAGGATGATTCGCATCCGACCCGGCTGAGGCAGCCAGACGTTTCTCCCGCACCAACGTCTGATGCAAGCGAGACGTGAGTCCATCGCTCAGCACCGCATCGATCACGTCGAATACATCGTCATCCGGATGCCCCAAGGCCGGTTTGTGGTACCCAATGACGATTGCCGGTTCCGCATCAAATTCCACCTCGACTCGTCGCTCACCCCGTTGTTCCGGTTCGACCGTCACCAGGGATGGCGGTGGTGGTGCGGCAGGAATCTTTCCAAACGTCTGTTCGATCAAGGCAATCGTTTCTTTCGGGTTGATATCACCGACCAGAGCAATCGTGGCTTGATCCGGACCGTAGTGGGCTTTAAAGAAGGCCTCCGTAGCAGCAGGTGTCAGTGACAGAATATCGGACCCCCATCCGATGGTCGGGACACCATAACTATGAGCCCGGAATGCCGCTGACGTGAAGGTTTCGAACAACAGACCGTTCGGGCTGTCGTCGTTCCGCAGACGCCGTTCTTCCATCACGACACCGCGCTCTTTATAGAATTCGCGCAACACAGGGTTGGCCATTCGATCCGACTCGATCGCCGCCCACAAAGGCAACCGATTGGACGGCAAACTGATCATGTACCGCGTCACGTCTTTGCCCGTCGATGCATTGAGTCCCACCCCGCCATGTCGCTGGTACAACAGGGCCATTTCATTCCCGACCACGTACTGAGCGGCCTGATTCTGTAGCTCTATGAGGCGCTTCTGAAGTGATTCGATCGTGGCTCGCTCTTCAGCCGTCGCGCCATCCCCTTTGGTGGCTGCGTCACGCTGACGTTGGTCAAGCTCGGTCCCGACCAGCGCGAGTTCATCCACAATCGGTTTTTCTTTCTCATAGTTCATCGTGCCGACCAACCTGGTACCTTTAAAAGCCATATGCTCATAGAGATGCGCGAGGCCGGTTTGGCCCACCTGCTCATTGATCCCTCCCACTGCGAATGTGATGTTGATGGAGACCACAGGCGTCTGATGTCGTTCGACCATGAGAACGGTCAGCCCATTGGCCAGCCGATGCTCGATCACACGTTCGGCAAGATTCGGCGACCCCGCAAGAAGTGGGGCAAGGTTGAGGGTAAGGCTCAGGATGACACCCAAACAAGAAATCAGAATTGTATCTCGCCTGCGGACAAGATCTTCACTCAACCCCAGTCTTAATCTGGATTTCATTCGAATATCTCCATCAGTTGTTCCGGTCTTTCGATGAACCAATCGGGTTGACAAGCTTCCATTTTCGTTCGATTTCCCATGCCATATCCGACGGCACAGACACGAATGTCCGCGTTATGTCCTCCGTTGATATCATTCGTGCTGTCCCCGACGAGGACCGTCCGCTCTTTCAGCGCACCTGCCTTTTCCATGATGTGCAATAACATTCCCGGTTCCGGTTTCAACCCAAACCCGTTGTCCCCACCGACCATGTACCGAAAATGTTGGGCGCCCAACCCGTTCAGGATTACGCGGGTGTATTCGATCGACTTGTTGGTCGCAATCGCCTTGTCTTTGTGTGCGAAATGTTGCAGCATCGGCTCGATGCCGGGATAGAAAGTCGTCCGGTCCAAGCAATGTTCGAGATAATAATTTCGAAATATTTTCAACGCTTCCTCGAACTTGGCCTGATTGCCCTCTCCTACTGCAAGGCGCAGCAACCGCTTGACACCGTCGCCGACAAAACCAAAAATCTCTTCAATGGGGCGTTCGGGTAACCCCAGCTGGGCAAGGGTGAAGTTGACGGATTGCGCGATGTCCCACTTCGATTCGATCAGCGTACCGTCGAGGTCAAAAATCAGCAGATCTACGGGAGTCTGGGCCATTAATTTGCCTTTCGCAAGGATTCAACGAGTGCCGCAAGGATTCTACGATGAGCCTCATCTTGTTCATTGGTTTCGGCTTCGCGCGCGAAGCTCATCATCCGCTTTAGTCCGACGTGTGGAGGAATGACCGGCGACATGATGCGCCAGAAGTTCTCCACGACCTTCACGTGAAAACGAACCTCTTCCGTCGTTTTCTCAGGCACGAAGGTGGCAGTTTCTAGGTAGACCGCCCCCCGCACGTGAAAGGTGACCGGGATGACCACTTCCAGATTGTTGAGGATCTCCCACTTTCGATAATCCTCCGGGACGGTTGTTTTCTCAACGACAACGATACGGCCCCACACAGGTTCTTCCCTCCAATCAATATAGGGGGTCAAGGTTTCGAATGACGGTGCGTCTAAGCGAGCGCCCTTCTTGTCCAAAAGAACATACCGCTTCACGACCTCTACTGGAGATCGTCTCATCGAGCCGCTCGGACTCACTTGTGCGCTCGACGGGACGGTCAAGGCGAGGACAGCGAGAGCGACAAGGCAATGGACGAGGTGTCTGGATAAAAGATTCACCCGTTCAACCGGATGGATCTCGCACGCAGTACATAGGTTTGCACGATACCTCATAGCAATACGCCACACATAAGTCCGACACCTGTCTCTTCAGATGTGCGCTTAAGCCGTCTCATTCTAGCAAACGGGACTGGAGACATCCAGGCAACGAGGTGATCGCTCCCGCGTCGTTTGACCTTTTTGAAAAGCGAATGCTACGGTCGCCCTTCAGGTCAACGTCTTGCCAAGGAACCAGAGCCTGTGTTCACGCTTCGATGGAGATGGATTCGGCCCATCGGTCTTCTTATCAGCCTGTTATGCACGTTCAGCCTGGCGTCCCCTGTCTCCATTGCCGCTGCCGATCTTGGTAACGGACCTCTGAATATCAACACTGTTGTCAGCCCGCCGAGTCAAATCGAGCCACAGTCCTCGCTCGCACCACCTCCTCAGAAAGCCTACAACCTGCTCAAACAGCTCGAAGAGCGAAGCGGGATACCGCTGCCGGGCTATGTTGGAGGGCGTGAATTCCAAAACCGGGAACGACGTCTTCCACGAGGCTACTATCGGGAGTATGATGTCAACCCCAAGAGACAAGGCCGTAGGCGCGACGCCGAACGACTCGTCATCGAGCAGCGGACCGGAAAAGCTTACTATACCGGAGACCACTACCGAACGTTTGCCCCTCTGAACTGACGAACGT
Protein-coding regions in this window:
- a CDS encoding pitrilysin family protein; protein product: MSRRSFRQVGTVLGILAILLTSVGVAYSADPTVSDPRTMTFKPVEFSPPEPERVVLDNGMVLYLLEDHELPLVTITATMRTGSWLDPTDKIGLAGMTGAVMRTGGGGGLSAEQVDAELEQFAGDVGIGIGRQSGSASLDVLSKDVNRGLEIFAGLLRAPAFEPARVELARLQAIEGIRRRQDNPGSVVSREFAKMLYGPDHPSARESSVDSIKRITRDDLVAFHRNTIHPNGMILGVTGDFKRDEMIASLRKVFGDWEKGKVPELKISDVPEAELARPVVRFVGKDTSQTHLRVGHLSIKENDPDYVALAIANDILGGSSFRSRLFNDVRSKRGLAYSVGSRLNTGMHDQGIWLMRAETKLISTQEVIERFVANIERMRAESVTDAELAEAKEAYVNSFVFSFSSPSAIVSRLVELEYDGLPKDFLQQLRAKVVKLTKGDVLAAAKKHLHPDRLKIVAVGSGAALPKALATFGDVKEIKLSPEG
- a CDS encoding ribonuclease domain-containing protein codes for the protein MFTLRWRWIRPIGLLISLLCTFSLASPVSIAAADLGNGPLNINTVVSPPSQIEPQSSLAPPPQKAYNLLKQLEERSGIPLPGYVGGREFQNRERRLPRGYYREYDVNPKRQGRRRDAERLVIEQRTGKAYYTGDHYRTFAPLN
- a CDS encoding pitrilysin family protein: MKSRLRLGLSEDLVRRRDTILISCLGVILSLTLNLAPLLAGSPNLAERVIEHRLANGLTVLMVERHQTPVVSINITFAVGGINEQVGQTGLAHLYEHMAFKGTRLVGTMNYEKEKPIVDELALVGTELDQRQRDAATKGDGATAEERATIESLQKRLIELQNQAAQYVVGNEMALLYQRHGGVGLNASTGKDVTRYMISLPSNRLPLWAAIESDRMANPVLREFYKERGVVMEERRLRNDDSPNGLLFETFTSAAFRAHSYGVPTIGWGSDILSLTPAATEAFFKAHYGPDQATIALVGDINPKETIALIEQTFGKIPAAPPPPSLVTVEPEQRGERRVEVEFDAEPAIVIGYHKPALGHPDDDVFDVIDAVLSDGLTSRLHQTLVREKRLAASAGSDANHPGVRAPNLFIFTATPLAPHTTAEVEVAIYEEIERLKREPVSSKELEKVLNNLDADLVRGLRSNSGLASQLSLYQAVAGDWRYILKARDKVAAVRAEDIQRVTTQYFTKSNRTVAVLVKKGTDHTVAAMTVGEVRP
- a CDS encoding HAD-IA family hydrolase; amino-acid sequence: MAQTPVDLLIFDLDGTLIESKWDIAQSVNFTLAQLGLPERPIEEIFGFVGDGVKRLLRLAVGEGNQAKFEEALKIFRNYYLEHCLDRTTFYPGIEPMLQHFAHKDKAIATNKSIEYTRVILNGLGAQHFRYMVGGDNGFGLKPEPGMLLHIMEKAGALKERTVLVGDSTNDINGGHNADIRVCAVGYGMGNRTKMEACQPDWFIERPEQLMEIFE